In Mixophyes fleayi isolate aMixFle1 chromosome 4, aMixFle1.hap1, whole genome shotgun sequence, the following proteins share a genomic window:
- the PPARGC1B gene encoding peroxisome proliferator-activated receptor gamma coactivator 1-beta isoform X1 encodes MADCSTLLDEDLESFVFNYLTDSPEPGEESLSLDFPEIDLSQLDASDFDTNSCFNELQWCNDQSENESSQYSTDDSELFQIIDSENEALLAALTQTLDDIQEDDISLSAFISLGDGDFYPVPAPSPKPSHHAESPKGLENEDELSILKKLLLTPAQMLTGSDAHNESNSRHQGTSKVRPQRQCLKVDIPAERQSGIPQAQGRSCIELQRHLVSATRVPQLAANDGSQESNKEEESDSNDEGQSDDESGSNSPLPASQSHEPQFTCEREKRAVVDLIRYMHTYCLPLKKHNDEKHQHCNSLLKRPKADSTQPLHSCSNQGNKVNLTNTKRNCLTVGKLKNTKATKSGNSILKELLAKDICGDVSKPYRLAKPVYAAFSESSCSHQPQGKTEQGLGRVIKPELDKTYKPYLTLRKESRLIEADSGRPAYVAQEQLTNKSAPKQECSVYAVRRSSRLNPEFWFIDETSPQTSITQKDTDGQHTVAHNLCLTGYSFVDEGQVAEVEVEESDEMSGHIHMGRTLQAFQIREKESLEAQTHIASQQYHSLDNNGCPAMSMSQTSSAFEKRNFEQGLTVELCGTAGLTPPTTPPYKPAEEDLYKPEISRETVNKDSLIASPFRVEGSEEHLSISKKLSKKQPERTELFAHLSRTESLPANSPSQGTKRPFSRSFGDHDYCQVRKTETVFQRKVLKSLDLPSYTEKKQKHPLPPVQQRRAEKKPESVTKDSKVLKDHEIRASLTKHFGFPDNTIKEEVDDVTCMNPEYDSVFEDSDSECSSPEEEVSLSPLRTKLCPQKSLTSKVQGYPQSQSSARIISSPDNRREHRYGRNEQNLSQRQIQRKRQKAIDEGRVIYIRNLSNSISDNELKRRFEVFGEITECRVLSRSRGEKYGFITYRCSEHAALSLKKGPSLRKRTEPLFNMSYGGLRHFYWTKYTDLDSNAEESTVMKSKYESMDFDSLLKEAQRSLHR; translated from the exons ATCATTGACAGTGAAAATGAAGCCTTGCTGGCGGCCCTCACACAGACACTGGATGATATACAGGAAGATGATATCAGCTTGTCAGCCTTCATATCGTTGGGAGATGGGGACTTCTACCCCGTACCTGCCCCATCGCCAAAACCCAGCCACCACGCTGAGTCCCCTAAGGGTCTAGAAAATGAAGATGAGCTGTCTATA CTAAAGAAGTTGCTCCTTACTCCGGCTCAGATGCTCACAGGCTCTGATGCTCACAATGAGAGCAATTCTCGGCATCAAGGAACCTCAAAAGTCCGTCCTCAGCGGCAGTGTTTGAAG GTGGACATTCCAGCTGAAAGACAAAGTGGCATTCCTCAAGCACAGGGCAGAAGCTGTATTGAGCTACAAAGGCATTTGGTATCTGCCACACGTGTCCCTCAGTTGGCAGCCAATGATGGCAGCCAAGAGAGCAATAAAGAAGAAGAAAGTGATTCAAATGATGAAGGGCAAAGTGATGATGAATCTGGGAGCAACTCACCATTGCCTGCTTCACAGAGCCATGAGCCACAGTTCACCTGTGAGCGGGAGAAGCGTGCAGTGGTGGACCTCATCCGTTATATGCACACCTACTGCCTTCCACTCAAGAAACATAATGACGAGAAACACCAGCATTGTAACAGTCTCCTTAAGAGGCCGAAAGCTGACTCCACCCAGCCCCTGCATTCTTGTTCAAACCAAGGAAACAAAGTGAACTTGACAAACACCAAGAGGAACTGCCTTACAGTGGGCAAGCTGAAAAATACAAAAGCGACAAAGTCTGGCAATTCAATCCTGAAGGAACTACTAGCAAAGGATATTTGTGGGGATGTAAGCAAGCCATACCGGTTGGCAAAACCAGTATATGCAGCATTCTCTGAATCTTCTTGTAGCCATCAGCCACAAGGGAAAACAGAGCAGGGGTTGGGAAGGGTTATTAAACCTGAATTGGATAAAACCTACAAGCCATATCTGACTCTCAGGAAAGAGAGCAGATTAATTGAAGCAGATTCGGGAAGACCGGCATATGTTGCTCAAGAGCAGTTGACAAATAAATCTGCTCCCAAACAGGAATGTTCGGTTTACGCGGTCAGGCGCTCAAGTAGACTAAACCCAGAATTCTGGTTTATTGACGAGACCTCTCCACAGACCTCAATTACACAGAAAGACACTGATGGCCAACACACAGTGGCACACAATCTCTGTTTGACAGGATACTCTTTTGTGGATGAAGGACAGGTGGCAGAAGTTGAAGTTGAAGAGTCAGATGAAATGAGTGGCCATATACATATGGGCAGAACTCTGCAGGCCTTTCAGATCCGTGAGAAGGAATCCCTGGAAGCACAAACTCATATTGCCAGCCAACAGTACCATTCCCTAG ACAATAACGGATGCCCTGCAATGTCTATGTCACAAAC GAGCTCTGCATTTGAGAAAAGGAATTTTGAGCAAGGACTTACTGTTGAGCTGTGTGGGACTGCAG GCTTGACACCTCCAACTACTCCGCCATACAAGCCTGCAGAAGAGGACCTTTACAAACCTGAGATTAGTCGGGAAACTGTAAATAAAGATTCTTTGATTGCCTCGCCTTTTAGAGTGGAGGGATCTGAAGAGCATCTGTCTATAAGTAAGAAGCTATCAAAGAAACAGCCCGAGAGGACTGAATTATTTGCACACTTGAGCAGGACTGAGTCTCTCCCAGCTAACTCTCCTTCACAAGGGACTAAGAGGCCATTTTCCCGGTCTTTTGGAGACCACGATTATTGCCAGGTTAGAAAAACAGAGACTGTGTTCCAGAGAAAAGTATTGAAGTCTCTGGACCTGCCAAGCTACACTGAAAAGAAACAGAagcatcctctgcctccagtacAGCAGAGGAGAGCTGAAAAAAAGCCAGAGTCTGTGACAAAGGACAGCAAAGTGTTAAAGGACCACGAAATTCGAGCAAGTCTCACCAAGCACTTTGGTTTTCCAGATAATACTATTAAAGAGGAAGTGGATGATGTTACGTGTATGAACCCTGAATATGATTCAGTCTTTGAAGACAGTGACAGTGAATGCAGCTCTCCAGAGGAGGAGGTCAGCTTGTCACCTCTCAGAACAAAGTTGTGTCCTCAAAAAAGTCTTACATCCAAGGTGCAGGGCTATCCTCAAAGTCAGTCCTCTGCTAGAATTATCAGCTCGCCTGACAACCGGAGGGAACACAG ATATGGACGCAATGAACAGAACTTGAGCCAAAGGCAAATCCAAAGGAAGAGACAGAAGGCAATT GACGAAGGCCGGGTCATCTACATCAGAAACCTCTCCAACAGTATTAGCGATAATGAGCTGAAGAGAAGGTTTGAAGTGTTTGGAGAAATCACTGAATGCCGTGTCCTTAGTAGAAGCAG GGGAGAGAAATATGGCTTCATTACTTATCGGTGTTCAGAGCACGCCGCATTGTCATTAAAGAAGGGTCCCTCTCTGAGAAAAAGGACTGAACCCTTATTTAACATGAGCTATGGTGGTCTCAGGCATTTCTATTGGACCAAATACACCGATCTAG ATTCAAACGCAGAAGAGTCAACTGTAATGAAGAGCAAGTACGAGTCTATGGATTTTGACAGCTTGCTGAAAGAGGCACAGAGAAGTCTGCATCGATAA
- the PPARGC1B gene encoding peroxisome proliferator-activated receptor gamma coactivator 1-beta isoform X2 yields MADCSTLLDEDLESFVFNYLTDSPPGEESLSLDFPEIDLSQLDASDFDTNSCFNELQWCNDQSENESSQYSTDDSELFQIIDSENEALLAALTQTLDDIQEDDISLSAFISLGDGDFYPVPAPSPKPSHHAESPKGLENEDELSILKKLLLTPAQMLTGSDAHNESNSRHQGTSKVRPQRQCLKVDIPAERQSGIPQAQGRSCIELQRHLVSATRVPQLAANDGSQESNKEEESDSNDEGQSDDESGSNSPLPASQSHEPQFTCEREKRAVVDLIRYMHTYCLPLKKHNDEKHQHCNSLLKRPKADSTQPLHSCSNQGNKVNLTNTKRNCLTVGKLKNTKATKSGNSILKELLAKDICGDVSKPYRLAKPVYAAFSESSCSHQPQGKTEQGLGRVIKPELDKTYKPYLTLRKESRLIEADSGRPAYVAQEQLTNKSAPKQECSVYAVRRSSRLNPEFWFIDETSPQTSITQKDTDGQHTVAHNLCLTGYSFVDEGQVAEVEVEESDEMSGHIHMGRTLQAFQIREKESLEAQTHIASQQYHSLDNNGCPAMSMSQTSSAFEKRNFEQGLTVELCGTAGLTPPTTPPYKPAEEDLYKPEISRETVNKDSLIASPFRVEGSEEHLSISKKLSKKQPERTELFAHLSRTESLPANSPSQGTKRPFSRSFGDHDYCQVRKTETVFQRKVLKSLDLPSYTEKKQKHPLPPVQQRRAEKKPESVTKDSKVLKDHEIRASLTKHFGFPDNTIKEEVDDVTCMNPEYDSVFEDSDSECSSPEEEVSLSPLRTKLCPQKSLTSKVQGYPQSQSSARIISSPDNRREHRYGRNEQNLSQRQIQRKRQKAIDEGRVIYIRNLSNSISDNELKRRFEVFGEITECRVLSRSRGEKYGFITYRCSEHAALSLKKGPSLRKRTEPLFNMSYGGLRHFYWTKYTDLDSNAEESTVMKSKYESMDFDSLLKEAQRSLHR; encoded by the exons ATCATTGACAGTGAAAATGAAGCCTTGCTGGCGGCCCTCACACAGACACTGGATGATATACAGGAAGATGATATCAGCTTGTCAGCCTTCATATCGTTGGGAGATGGGGACTTCTACCCCGTACCTGCCCCATCGCCAAAACCCAGCCACCACGCTGAGTCCCCTAAGGGTCTAGAAAATGAAGATGAGCTGTCTATA CTAAAGAAGTTGCTCCTTACTCCGGCTCAGATGCTCACAGGCTCTGATGCTCACAATGAGAGCAATTCTCGGCATCAAGGAACCTCAAAAGTCCGTCCTCAGCGGCAGTGTTTGAAG GTGGACATTCCAGCTGAAAGACAAAGTGGCATTCCTCAAGCACAGGGCAGAAGCTGTATTGAGCTACAAAGGCATTTGGTATCTGCCACACGTGTCCCTCAGTTGGCAGCCAATGATGGCAGCCAAGAGAGCAATAAAGAAGAAGAAAGTGATTCAAATGATGAAGGGCAAAGTGATGATGAATCTGGGAGCAACTCACCATTGCCTGCTTCACAGAGCCATGAGCCACAGTTCACCTGTGAGCGGGAGAAGCGTGCAGTGGTGGACCTCATCCGTTATATGCACACCTACTGCCTTCCACTCAAGAAACATAATGACGAGAAACACCAGCATTGTAACAGTCTCCTTAAGAGGCCGAAAGCTGACTCCACCCAGCCCCTGCATTCTTGTTCAAACCAAGGAAACAAAGTGAACTTGACAAACACCAAGAGGAACTGCCTTACAGTGGGCAAGCTGAAAAATACAAAAGCGACAAAGTCTGGCAATTCAATCCTGAAGGAACTACTAGCAAAGGATATTTGTGGGGATGTAAGCAAGCCATACCGGTTGGCAAAACCAGTATATGCAGCATTCTCTGAATCTTCTTGTAGCCATCAGCCACAAGGGAAAACAGAGCAGGGGTTGGGAAGGGTTATTAAACCTGAATTGGATAAAACCTACAAGCCATATCTGACTCTCAGGAAAGAGAGCAGATTAATTGAAGCAGATTCGGGAAGACCGGCATATGTTGCTCAAGAGCAGTTGACAAATAAATCTGCTCCCAAACAGGAATGTTCGGTTTACGCGGTCAGGCGCTCAAGTAGACTAAACCCAGAATTCTGGTTTATTGACGAGACCTCTCCACAGACCTCAATTACACAGAAAGACACTGATGGCCAACACACAGTGGCACACAATCTCTGTTTGACAGGATACTCTTTTGTGGATGAAGGACAGGTGGCAGAAGTTGAAGTTGAAGAGTCAGATGAAATGAGTGGCCATATACATATGGGCAGAACTCTGCAGGCCTTTCAGATCCGTGAGAAGGAATCCCTGGAAGCACAAACTCATATTGCCAGCCAACAGTACCATTCCCTAG ACAATAACGGATGCCCTGCAATGTCTATGTCACAAAC GAGCTCTGCATTTGAGAAAAGGAATTTTGAGCAAGGACTTACTGTTGAGCTGTGTGGGACTGCAG GCTTGACACCTCCAACTACTCCGCCATACAAGCCTGCAGAAGAGGACCTTTACAAACCTGAGATTAGTCGGGAAACTGTAAATAAAGATTCTTTGATTGCCTCGCCTTTTAGAGTGGAGGGATCTGAAGAGCATCTGTCTATAAGTAAGAAGCTATCAAAGAAACAGCCCGAGAGGACTGAATTATTTGCACACTTGAGCAGGACTGAGTCTCTCCCAGCTAACTCTCCTTCACAAGGGACTAAGAGGCCATTTTCCCGGTCTTTTGGAGACCACGATTATTGCCAGGTTAGAAAAACAGAGACTGTGTTCCAGAGAAAAGTATTGAAGTCTCTGGACCTGCCAAGCTACACTGAAAAGAAACAGAagcatcctctgcctccagtacAGCAGAGGAGAGCTGAAAAAAAGCCAGAGTCTGTGACAAAGGACAGCAAAGTGTTAAAGGACCACGAAATTCGAGCAAGTCTCACCAAGCACTTTGGTTTTCCAGATAATACTATTAAAGAGGAAGTGGATGATGTTACGTGTATGAACCCTGAATATGATTCAGTCTTTGAAGACAGTGACAGTGAATGCAGCTCTCCAGAGGAGGAGGTCAGCTTGTCACCTCTCAGAACAAAGTTGTGTCCTCAAAAAAGTCTTACATCCAAGGTGCAGGGCTATCCTCAAAGTCAGTCCTCTGCTAGAATTATCAGCTCGCCTGACAACCGGAGGGAACACAG ATATGGACGCAATGAACAGAACTTGAGCCAAAGGCAAATCCAAAGGAAGAGACAGAAGGCAATT GACGAAGGCCGGGTCATCTACATCAGAAACCTCTCCAACAGTATTAGCGATAATGAGCTGAAGAGAAGGTTTGAAGTGTTTGGAGAAATCACTGAATGCCGTGTCCTTAGTAGAAGCAG GGGAGAGAAATATGGCTTCATTACTTATCGGTGTTCAGAGCACGCCGCATTGTCATTAAAGAAGGGTCCCTCTCTGAGAAAAAGGACTGAACCCTTATTTAACATGAGCTATGGTGGTCTCAGGCATTTCTATTGGACCAAATACACCGATCTAG ATTCAAACGCAGAAGAGTCAACTGTAATGAAGAGCAAGTACGAGTCTATGGATTTTGACAGCTTGCTGAAAGAGGCACAGAGAAGTCTGCATCGATAA
- the PPARGC1B gene encoding peroxisome proliferator-activated receptor gamma coactivator 1-beta isoform X3, producing the protein MLTGSDAHNESNSRHQGTSKVRPQRQCLKVDIPAERQSGIPQAQGRSCIELQRHLVSATRVPQLAANDGSQESNKEEESDSNDEGQSDDESGSNSPLPASQSHEPQFTCEREKRAVVDLIRYMHTYCLPLKKHNDEKHQHCNSLLKRPKADSTQPLHSCSNQGNKVNLTNTKRNCLTVGKLKNTKATKSGNSILKELLAKDICGDVSKPYRLAKPVYAAFSESSCSHQPQGKTEQGLGRVIKPELDKTYKPYLTLRKESRLIEADSGRPAYVAQEQLTNKSAPKQECSVYAVRRSSRLNPEFWFIDETSPQTSITQKDTDGQHTVAHNLCLTGYSFVDEGQVAEVEVEESDEMSGHIHMGRTLQAFQIREKESLEAQTHIASQQYHSLDNNGCPAMSMSQTSSAFEKRNFEQGLTVELCGTAGLTPPTTPPYKPAEEDLYKPEISRETVNKDSLIASPFRVEGSEEHLSISKKLSKKQPERTELFAHLSRTESLPANSPSQGTKRPFSRSFGDHDYCQVRKTETVFQRKVLKSLDLPSYTEKKQKHPLPPVQQRRAEKKPESVTKDSKVLKDHEIRASLTKHFGFPDNTIKEEVDDVTCMNPEYDSVFEDSDSECSSPEEEVSLSPLRTKLCPQKSLTSKVQGYPQSQSSARIISSPDNRREHRYGRNEQNLSQRQIQRKRQKAIDEGRVIYIRNLSNSISDNELKRRFEVFGEITECRVLSRSRGEKYGFITYRCSEHAALSLKKGPSLRKRTEPLFNMSYGGLRHFYWTKYTDLDSNAEESTVMKSKYESMDFDSLLKEAQRSLHR; encoded by the exons ATGCTCACAGGCTCTGATGCTCACAATGAGAGCAATTCTCGGCATCAAGGAACCTCAAAAGTCCGTCCTCAGCGGCAGTGTTTGAAG GTGGACATTCCAGCTGAAAGACAAAGTGGCATTCCTCAAGCACAGGGCAGAAGCTGTATTGAGCTACAAAGGCATTTGGTATCTGCCACACGTGTCCCTCAGTTGGCAGCCAATGATGGCAGCCAAGAGAGCAATAAAGAAGAAGAAAGTGATTCAAATGATGAAGGGCAAAGTGATGATGAATCTGGGAGCAACTCACCATTGCCTGCTTCACAGAGCCATGAGCCACAGTTCACCTGTGAGCGGGAGAAGCGTGCAGTGGTGGACCTCATCCGTTATATGCACACCTACTGCCTTCCACTCAAGAAACATAATGACGAGAAACACCAGCATTGTAACAGTCTCCTTAAGAGGCCGAAAGCTGACTCCACCCAGCCCCTGCATTCTTGTTCAAACCAAGGAAACAAAGTGAACTTGACAAACACCAAGAGGAACTGCCTTACAGTGGGCAAGCTGAAAAATACAAAAGCGACAAAGTCTGGCAATTCAATCCTGAAGGAACTACTAGCAAAGGATATTTGTGGGGATGTAAGCAAGCCATACCGGTTGGCAAAACCAGTATATGCAGCATTCTCTGAATCTTCTTGTAGCCATCAGCCACAAGGGAAAACAGAGCAGGGGTTGGGAAGGGTTATTAAACCTGAATTGGATAAAACCTACAAGCCATATCTGACTCTCAGGAAAGAGAGCAGATTAATTGAAGCAGATTCGGGAAGACCGGCATATGTTGCTCAAGAGCAGTTGACAAATAAATCTGCTCCCAAACAGGAATGTTCGGTTTACGCGGTCAGGCGCTCAAGTAGACTAAACCCAGAATTCTGGTTTATTGACGAGACCTCTCCACAGACCTCAATTACACAGAAAGACACTGATGGCCAACACACAGTGGCACACAATCTCTGTTTGACAGGATACTCTTTTGTGGATGAAGGACAGGTGGCAGAAGTTGAAGTTGAAGAGTCAGATGAAATGAGTGGCCATATACATATGGGCAGAACTCTGCAGGCCTTTCAGATCCGTGAGAAGGAATCCCTGGAAGCACAAACTCATATTGCCAGCCAACAGTACCATTCCCTAG ACAATAACGGATGCCCTGCAATGTCTATGTCACAAAC GAGCTCTGCATTTGAGAAAAGGAATTTTGAGCAAGGACTTACTGTTGAGCTGTGTGGGACTGCAG GCTTGACACCTCCAACTACTCCGCCATACAAGCCTGCAGAAGAGGACCTTTACAAACCTGAGATTAGTCGGGAAACTGTAAATAAAGATTCTTTGATTGCCTCGCCTTTTAGAGTGGAGGGATCTGAAGAGCATCTGTCTATAAGTAAGAAGCTATCAAAGAAACAGCCCGAGAGGACTGAATTATTTGCACACTTGAGCAGGACTGAGTCTCTCCCAGCTAACTCTCCTTCACAAGGGACTAAGAGGCCATTTTCCCGGTCTTTTGGAGACCACGATTATTGCCAGGTTAGAAAAACAGAGACTGTGTTCCAGAGAAAAGTATTGAAGTCTCTGGACCTGCCAAGCTACACTGAAAAGAAACAGAagcatcctctgcctccagtacAGCAGAGGAGAGCTGAAAAAAAGCCAGAGTCTGTGACAAAGGACAGCAAAGTGTTAAAGGACCACGAAATTCGAGCAAGTCTCACCAAGCACTTTGGTTTTCCAGATAATACTATTAAAGAGGAAGTGGATGATGTTACGTGTATGAACCCTGAATATGATTCAGTCTTTGAAGACAGTGACAGTGAATGCAGCTCTCCAGAGGAGGAGGTCAGCTTGTCACCTCTCAGAACAAAGTTGTGTCCTCAAAAAAGTCTTACATCCAAGGTGCAGGGCTATCCTCAAAGTCAGTCCTCTGCTAGAATTATCAGCTCGCCTGACAACCGGAGGGAACACAG ATATGGACGCAATGAACAGAACTTGAGCCAAAGGCAAATCCAAAGGAAGAGACAGAAGGCAATT GACGAAGGCCGGGTCATCTACATCAGAAACCTCTCCAACAGTATTAGCGATAATGAGCTGAAGAGAAGGTTTGAAGTGTTTGGAGAAATCACTGAATGCCGTGTCCTTAGTAGAAGCAG GGGAGAGAAATATGGCTTCATTACTTATCGGTGTTCAGAGCACGCCGCATTGTCATTAAAGAAGGGTCCCTCTCTGAGAAAAAGGACTGAACCCTTATTTAACATGAGCTATGGTGGTCTCAGGCATTTCTATTGGACCAAATACACCGATCTAG ATTCAAACGCAGAAGAGTCAACTGTAATGAAGAGCAAGTACGAGTCTATGGATTTTGACAGCTTGCTGAAAGAGGCACAGAGAAGTCTGCATCGATAA